In Micromonospora cremea, the genomic window GGAGAAGGAGATCTCCCGGGGCACCCGGGTCTGGGCGGCCACCTGGCCCAAGCTGGCCGCGCTGGCCATCGTCATCGCGGCCTGGCAGTTGGTGGTCTGGTCGGGCTGGAAGCCGCCGTACTCGCTGCCGGGGCCGCTGGTCGTCGGCCGCGAGCTGATGACCCAGGCCCAGGGTCCACAGCTCTGGGAGGGCCTGCTGACCACGCTGCGCCGGGCAGCCGTCGGGTACGTCTTCTCGGTCGCGGTCGGCCTGCTCATGGGCCTGGCGGTGGCCCGGTCCACGATGCTCCGGGCTGCCATCGGCTCGATGATCACCGCGTTGCAGACCATGCCGTCGATCGCCTGGTTCCCGCTGGCCATCCTGCTGTTCGAGCTGAGCGAGAAGGCGATCTTCTTCGTGGTGGTACTCGGCGCGGCACCGTCCATCGCCAACGGCGTGATCTCCGGTGTGGACTACGTGCCGCCGCTGCTCCTACGCGCGGGCCGCAACCTGGGTGCCCGGGGGCTGAACCTCTACCGGTACGTGATCGCACCGGCCGCGCTGCCGGCGATCGTCGCCGGGCTCAAGCAGGGCTGGGCGTTCTCCTGGCGTAGCCTGATGGCCGGCGAGCTGATCGTGGTCGGCATCTCGCAGACCTCCCTCGGCGCCCAGCTCACCTACTCCCGTGAGCTGTCCGACGCGCCCTGGCTGCTCTCCACCATGATCGTCATCCTGGTGCTCGGCCTGGTCGTGGATGCCGCGTTCGGTGCGGCGGACAAGGCGATCCGGCGCCGCTGGGGTGTGCTGGACCAGGCTGGTCAGTGACGTGTACGTCTCCGCGCGCAGCGATTACGCGCTCCGGGCCATGCTCGGCGTCGCCGCCGCTGCCGCCGACAGTGGCGGTGGCGGTGGCGCTGCCGCCGACGGTGGCGTTGGCGGTGGTGACCTGGTGAAGGCGGCCAGCCTCGCCGAGGTGCAGGAGATCCCGCTCAGCTTCCTCCAGGGCATCCTGCTGGACCTGCGCCGCGCCGGCCTGCTGCTCAGCCATCGCGGCACCGAGGGCGGGTACGCGCTGGCCAGAGCGCCCGACGAGATCACCGTGGGGGACGTGCTGCGAGCGGTCGGCGGCTCGCTGACCACGGTGCGCGGACTGCCGACCGAGCGGGCCGGCTACCACGGGGTGGCCGCCGGGCTGACCGAGGTCTGGCTGGCGGTGCACGGGGCGATCGCCACGGTGGTGGACAGCACGACCCTGGCCGACCTGCTGACCCGCGGCTCGACCGGCCGCGCCCACACACCGTCCTGATCGCCTGACGCCGACGGGCGGGGACCACTCGCCAGCAGGTGATCGACGGTGGTGGCGGCGTGGTCGGGCCGGTGCCCCGCCGACCCGACCACGCCTCGTACCGATCCTGACCGGGCCTGCCCCTCCGCCGGCACCGGTCGGTCCGGCCGCTGCTCAGCCCACGTGTGCGACCGTCGGGCCGGAGCCCGGGTCGCCGGGGCTGTGCAGCTCCACCAAGCCGGCGGGAGCATTACCCACCGGGGTGGCGTGCCAGGGCGCGAAGGCTGCAACCATGGC contains:
- a CDS encoding ABC transporter permease, whose amino-acid sequence is MASDTLTSTARTDAQISGLDALEIAGREKEISRGTRVWAATWPKLAALAIVIAAWQLVVWSGWKPPYSLPGPLVVGRELMTQAQGPQLWEGLLTTLRRAAVGYVFSVAVGLLMGLAVARSTMLRAAIGSMITALQTMPSIAWFPLAILLFELSEKAIFFVVVLGAAPSIANGVISGVDYVPPLLLRAGRNLGARGLNLYRYVIAPAALPAIVAGLKQGWAFSWRSLMAGELIVVGISQTSLGAQLTYSRELSDAPWLLSTMIVILVLGLVVDAAFGAADKAIRRRWGVLDQAGQ
- a CDS encoding RrF2 family transcriptional regulator; amino-acid sequence: MYVSARSDYALRAMLGVAAAAADSGGGGGAAADGGVGGGDLVKAASLAEVQEIPLSFLQGILLDLRRAGLLLSHRGTEGGYALARAPDEITVGDVLRAVGGSLTTVRGLPTERAGYHGVAAGLTEVWLAVHGAIATVVDSTTLADLLTRGSTGRAHTPS